In Zobellia roscoffensis, the following are encoded in one genomic region:
- a CDS encoding carbohydrate binding domain-containing protein, giving the protein MKYILNFTLDKVALLLMALVISVFSSCESDDEGGEVNTASTVRMKTLPKVAYVLGEALDLSDIVISMDKDGGTVDVPFSSFSAENITVEPNNGTVLDFDHQQITIKIGDTGKGLIQAISVTNNVVELEVKTKATENYVDGQKLDLADMEVTLVYEDGTTEDVVFDEFGTEIQTVPMHGDILSTENSEVTVTYVSTKAKVTQDIQVVPFAPVSGVLTTEPVKSEYEIGERLELAGTVLTYTMSSGEEVIIPFEDFEAFGLTASPANEEKLKATDEEVQIMHASGVSVSVPITVNTLDVAAMVMETKPEKTLYAAGETIDLKGLTLRLSLNGKDDLIVSSEDFDIYGIISTPAQGEVYAEGTSEIVISYPDLVDAVSISLGSETIYESDFSGGEDGWGANQNGGGSVNFFAEDNVLVAKDIVVGANPWDVQLFRGGIVLDKDAKYKLTVIVKAYPGQGDFWFSLSVGDGTGRDGWQAYGAADGVWLAGDTEYQTYEREFVMGQETTTGARILLDIGNQTNGIMVQYVKLEKL; this is encoded by the coding sequence ATGAAATATATTCTAAATTTTACACTAGATAAAGTTGCGCTGCTGCTAATGGCATTGGTGATTTCTGTTTTTTCTTCCTGCGAAAGTGATGATGAAGGCGGCGAAGTAAATACAGCTTCCACAGTACGCATGAAAACGCTGCCTAAAGTAGCCTATGTATTAGGGGAAGCATTGGACCTTTCCGATATTGTGATTTCTATGGATAAGGATGGGGGGACGGTAGATGTTCCATTTTCCTCATTTTCCGCAGAAAACATTACAGTAGAACCCAATAATGGTACTGTACTAGACTTTGATCACCAACAGATTACCATAAAAATAGGAGATACCGGTAAAGGGTTGATACAGGCCATTAGCGTAACAAATAATGTGGTTGAATTAGAGGTGAAAACAAAAGCGACCGAGAACTACGTGGATGGTCAAAAGTTGGACCTTGCAGATATGGAGGTTACATTGGTTTATGAGGACGGAACTACAGAAGATGTAGTTTTTGATGAATTTGGTACGGAAATTCAAACTGTTCCCATGCATGGAGATATTCTGTCTACGGAAAACTCCGAAGTAACGGTGACGTATGTCTCTACAAAAGCAAAAGTAACACAGGACATACAGGTAGTACCGTTTGCTCCAGTAAGTGGTGTTTTGACAACAGAACCAGTTAAATCTGAATATGAAATAGGCGAAAGGTTAGAGTTGGCCGGTACTGTTTTGACCTATACCATGTCCTCTGGGGAAGAAGTAATTATTCCATTCGAAGATTTTGAAGCTTTTGGATTGACGGCATCCCCAGCAAATGAGGAAAAATTGAAGGCTACAGACGAAGAGGTGCAAATAATGCATGCATCTGGTGTTTCGGTTTCGGTTCCAATTACCGTCAATACCTTAGATGTTGCCGCAATGGTAATGGAAACCAAGCCAGAGAAGACTTTGTATGCAGCGGGCGAAACGATTGATTTAAAAGGGCTGACCCTGAGATTATCGTTGAATGGCAAAGATGATCTTATCGTTTCAAGTGAAGATTTTGATATCTACGGAATTATATCCACTCCTGCTCAAGGAGAAGTTTATGCCGAAGGTACTTCGGAGATTGTTATATCCTATCCTGATTTGGTGGATGCGGTTTCTATATCATTAGGTTCGGAAACTATCTATGAGTCGGATTTCTCAGGAGGTGAAGATGGTTGGGGTGCCAACCAAAACGGAGGAGGTTCAGTTAATTTCTTTGCAGAGGATAATGTATTAGTTGCTAAGGATATTGTTGTAGGGGCTAATCCTTGGGATGTGCAGCTATTCAGAGGAGGAATAGTTTTAGATAAAGATGCCAAGTATAAACTTACCGTAATTGTTAAAGCATATCCAGGACAAGGAGATTTCTGGTTCAGCCTCTCGGTCGGCGATGGCACAGGTAGGGATGGTTGGCAAGCGTATGGTGCAGCTGATGGCGTCTGGTTGGCCGGTGATACCGAGTACCAGACGTATGAGAGAGAATTTGTAATGGGGCAAGAAACTACGACCGGAGCCCGTATTTTATTGGATATTGGTAATCAAACGAACGGTATTATGGTACAGTACGTAAAGTTAGAGAAGTTATAG
- a CDS encoding arylsulfatase produces the protein MLSNKVFKSVLKSMLFIWVGLFALVAFSQEQKPNVILIMTDDQGIGDLACHGNPWIKTPNIDKFYKQAVRMTDFHVSPMCTPTRAALMTGRYPINNGTWATYKGRDALAEGALTMADVFKQNGYKTAMFGKWHLGDNYPSRPTDSGFDVAVHHKAGGVGELSDYWGNSYNDDVYYVNNEPQQFSGYCTDVWFQEAMQFMDKNKDAPFFLYLPTNAPHSPFIVDEKYAAPYQHLVGNKIVGAEFYGMITNIDENFGKLEAYLKEKKLADNTILIYMTDNGSGGGVSPDGKLGFNKGFRGKKGQRTEGGHRVPFFIRWKDGRIKGGKDLNELTAHVDLIPTLAGLCNLNIPKEMRLDGIDFSPVLKKEGKLEDDRTVFVHNRQDWRTPYDTDEMAILTEKWRLVNGKELYDIEVDKHQDTDVAAANRDVVEGLLLKNKMFLDVAKAGFEYQEFPVSIVGNENQKEIKLTIQHAIGEDGGIWKPEQVAAGMKNRNNTHAIKVETAGKYKISCMRWPKECAGPILGIPGENPKNQYEYKTVHPEKVRIQIANQIKEQTITCDIESADFIVNLQKGKTMLVTDFIEKGEAFGVYYTYIKYLGN, from the coding sequence ATGTTATCAAATAAAGTGTTTAAAAGTGTATTGAAAAGTATGCTTTTTATTTGGGTAGGGCTATTTGCTTTGGTCGCATTTTCTCAAGAGCAAAAACCAAATGTTATTTTGATTATGACCGATGATCAAGGTATTGGCGATTTGGCATGCCATGGTAATCCATGGATCAAGACTCCTAACATAGATAAGTTTTATAAGCAAGCGGTGCGTATGACAGATTTCCATGTCAGTCCTATGTGTACACCAACGCGTGCAGCTTTAATGACGGGAAGATATCCCATAAACAATGGAACTTGGGCTACATACAAAGGACGTGATGCTTTGGCTGAAGGCGCTCTTACCATGGCCGATGTTTTCAAACAAAATGGGTATAAAACAGCTATGTTCGGCAAGTGGCATTTGGGAGATAATTATCCTTCACGACCTACCGATAGTGGTTTTGATGTTGCCGTACACCATAAAGCAGGAGGTGTTGGGGAGCTATCTGATTATTGGGGAAATAGTTACAATGATGATGTATACTATGTAAACAATGAACCGCAACAGTTTTCAGGCTATTGTACTGATGTCTGGTTTCAAGAGGCTATGCAATTTATGGATAAGAACAAAGACGCTCCTTTCTTTTTGTACCTGCCCACGAATGCGCCTCATAGTCCGTTTATTGTTGATGAAAAGTATGCCGCTCCCTACCAACATTTGGTAGGTAATAAAATTGTGGGTGCCGAATTTTATGGAATGATTACCAATATTGATGAGAATTTTGGGAAGTTGGAGGCCTACCTTAAAGAGAAAAAATTAGCGGACAATACCATATTAATCTACATGACCGATAACGGTTCTGGCGGCGGTGTGAGTCCAGATGGTAAATTAGGTTTCAATAAAGGATTCAGAGGCAAAAAAGGGCAACGAACAGAAGGTGGTCACAGAGTTCCATTTTTCATTCGTTGGAAAGATGGAAGGATTAAAGGAGGAAAGGACCTGAACGAATTAACGGCACATGTGGATTTAATCCCTACGTTAGCCGGACTCTGTAATCTCAATATTCCTAAAGAGATGAGGTTGGATGGAATCGATTTTTCTCCCGTGTTGAAAAAAGAAGGAAAGCTTGAAGATGATAGAACTGTTTTTGTACATAACAGACAAGATTGGCGCACACCATACGATACGGATGAAATGGCTATACTTACCGAAAAATGGAGGTTAGTAAATGGTAAAGAATTGTATGACATTGAAGTTGATAAACATCAAGATACAGATGTTGCTGCCGCAAATAGAGATGTTGTAGAAGGTCTTTTATTGAAAAACAAGATGTTTCTAGATGTGGCAAAAGCTGGTTTTGAATATCAAGAATTTCCGGTGAGCATTGTCGGTAATGAGAACCAAAAAGAAATAAAACTAACCATTCAACATGCAATTGGGGAAGACGGTGGTATTTGGAAACCGGAGCAAGTTGCAGCGGGTATGAAAAATAGAAATAATACACATGCTATTAAAGTTGAAACAGCGGGCAAGTATAAGATTTCATGTATGCGTTGGCCTAAAGAATGTGCTGGCCCTATTTTAGGAATTCCAGGAGAGAACCCTAAAAATCAGTATGAATATAAAACCGTGCACCCCGAGAAAGTACGTATTCAGATAGCCAATCAAATTAAAGAACAAACCATTACTTGTGATATTGAAAGTGCAGATTTTATAGTGAATCTACAAAAAGGAAAGACCATGTTGGTTACTGATTTTATTGAGAAAGGAGAAGCCTTTGGCGTGTATTACACTTACATTAAATATTTAGGAAACTAG
- a CDS encoding DUF4442 domain-containing protein, with the protein MSFYSNLADYGSRFIGKHKIFKHGFNLSPMYRRSTAKIKSVSTDLKKVTVKLPISYKNRNYVNSIFGGSLFSAVDPIPMVQLINILGDDFVVWDKSAEISFKRPAKEDVYADFEYSSEEIEIIKSRVQQEAEIDIVKTTFLMNAERNTIFCEVKKTIYIADKEHYKRKRALAKAKKAPVK; encoded by the coding sequence ATGTCATTTTATAGCAATCTAGCTGATTATGGATCTCGTTTTATAGGTAAGCATAAGATATTTAAACACGGCTTTAACCTTTCTCCCATGTACCGGCGTAGTACAGCAAAAATAAAAAGTGTTTCCACGGACTTGAAGAAGGTTACCGTAAAACTACCTATTAGTTATAAAAACAGAAATTATGTTAATTCTATCTTTGGTGGAAGCCTCTTTTCTGCGGTAGACCCTATACCTATGGTTCAACTTATTAATATTCTTGGTGACGATTTTGTGGTATGGGATAAATCTGCTGAAATCTCTTTCAAAAGACCTGCTAAAGAAGATGTTTATGCAGATTTTGAATACAGCTCGGAAGAAATTGAAATTATAAAATCAAGAGTACAACAGGAAGCTGAGATAGATATCGTTAAAACTACATTTTTAATGAATGCAGAAAGAAATACCATTTTCTGCGAGGTAAAGAAAACCATCTACATAGCAGATAAGGAACATTACAAACGGAAACGCGCATTAGCAAAGGCTAAGAAAGCTCCTGTAAAGTAA
- a CDS encoding collagen-like triple helix repeat-containing protein — translation MKTMKLFTLLFLAMGIAFTSCEGPEGPEGEMGLTGADGAQGEAGAVGEQGDQGEPGEDGNANVFASDWIDTEYDDETVSYTSFDFEIPDFTRSEIDGAAFLVYLTDGSIIYPEPYTSRYRAFYYYLVNNSDNGYDMVQVGTSMDGSTYTWDWMEEFRYVIIPQAASEAGKAAGLNFEKMSYEEVMDHFGLDY, via the coding sequence ATGAAAACTATGAAATTATTTACACTGTTATTTTTAGCAATGGGGATCGCTTTTACATCTTGTGAAGGCCCAGAAGGTCCGGAAGGAGAAATGGGGCTTACAGGTGCTGATGGTGCACAAGGTGAGGCTGGTGCCGTAGGTGAACAAGGGGATCAGGGTGAACCGGGTGAAGATGGCAATGCCAATGTTTTTGCATCAGATTGGATAGATACAGAATATGATGACGAAACGGTATCCTATACAAGTTTTGATTTTGAGATACCTGATTTTACAAGGTCTGAGATAGATGGGGCTGCATTCTTAGTTTACTTAACGGATGGCAGTATAATTTATCCGGAACCATACACAAGTAGATATCGAGCATTTTATTATTATTTGGTAAATAATAGTGATAACGGGTATGATATGGTGCAAGTTGGTACTTCTATGGACGGGAGCACCTATACTTGGGATTGGATGGAAGAATTTCGTTATGTAATTATACCGCAGGCGGCATCAGAGGCAGGTAAGGCAGCTGGGCTTAACTTTGAAAAGATGTCTTATGAAGAAGTAATGGATCATTTTGGTCTAGACTATTAA
- a CDS encoding glycoside hydrolase family 117 protein, which produces MRNIATIVLLLFVIGVCKSQSQKDAVLESSEDQGGFPFILPKEKPNRKMSAAMERIYTDYEAPQPQHNELFSQFKYTELKGFDYNGGDGTITRRDPSKTIIHNGKYYVWYTYRNTSTPPRGADKSSDTVPSSDWDLSEIWYATSVDGFTWEEQGVAIKRPEKPTVGWRSVTTTDILEWKGKYYLYYQGFMEASGKRGDDCPVAVSYADSPEGPWTPYNKIVIPNGKEGEWDQYSIHDPYPLVHNGKVYIYYKSDFGEKPDKVRMQGLAIADNPLGPFTKHPLNPVITSGHETSLFPFRKGVAALVYKDGPEHNTIQYAEDWVNFEIASITELMPYAAAPHVPDAFTNTKDGRGITWGLAHFISLGGKDQFHSKLVRFDCDLSLDLDDPEMKDHRVNHKPDVYYSQGLSKKQMKRLESGSLEK; this is translated from the coding sequence ATGAGAAATATAGCAACAATAGTACTGTTACTTTTTGTGATAGGGGTGTGTAAATCGCAATCTCAAAAGGATGCAGTTTTAGAATCTAGTGAAGACCAAGGAGGTTTCCCTTTTATTTTGCCAAAGGAAAAACCAAATAGAAAGATGAGTGCAGCTATGGAACGTATCTATACGGACTATGAAGCACCGCAACCACAGCACAATGAACTTTTTAGTCAGTTTAAATATACAGAACTGAAGGGATTTGATTATAATGGAGGAGATGGGACAATCACTAGAAGAGATCCTTCAAAAACCATTATCCATAACGGAAAGTATTACGTATGGTACACTTATAGAAATACTTCTACACCACCAAGGGGAGCAGATAAAAGTAGTGACACGGTGCCGTCATCAGATTGGGACCTTTCTGAAATTTGGTACGCTACTTCTGTGGATGGGTTTACATGGGAAGAGCAAGGAGTTGCCATAAAAAGGCCGGAAAAACCTACGGTAGGCTGGCGGTCAGTAACTACAACAGATATTTTGGAGTGGAAGGGGAAATATTATCTCTATTACCAAGGATTTATGGAGGCAAGTGGAAAAAGAGGAGATGACTGTCCTGTAGCGGTTTCTTATGCAGATTCTCCAGAAGGTCCTTGGACACCATATAATAAGATTGTTATTCCAAATGGTAAAGAGGGGGAGTGGGATCAATATTCCATACATGATCCGTACCCGTTAGTTCATAATGGTAAAGTTTATATTTATTATAAATCTGATTTTGGAGAAAAGCCCGATAAGGTACGTATGCAAGGGCTAGCTATTGCGGATAACCCGTTGGGACCATTTACAAAACACCCGCTGAACCCCGTAATTACTTCTGGGCATGAAACTTCTTTATTCCCATTTCGGAAAGGTGTTGCAGCCTTGGTTTATAAAGACGGACCAGAGCATAACACCATTCAGTATGCAGAAGATTGGGTTAATTTTGAGATTGCTAGCATAACAGAATTGATGCCATATGCTGCGGCTCCTCATGTTCCAGATGCTTTTACAAATACTAAAGATGGAAGAGGAATTACTTGGGGACTTGCTCATTTTATTAGTTTAGGGGGAAAAGACCAATTCCATTCCAAACTAGTTCGTTTTGACTGTGATTTAAGCTTGGACCTTGATGACCCTGAAATGAAAGATCACCGGGTAAATCATAAACCTGATGTTTATTATAGCCAAGGACTGAGTAAGAAACAAATGAAGCGGTTAGAGTCGGGAAGCTTAGAGAAATAG
- a CDS encoding DUF5627 domain-containing protein: MNTRYFIAILTSLFMASCSNTEPEFDDFETQSVYFPYQTPARTLVLGNYDQGINEGDNAHRFEITALMTGVYSNDEERKIHFEVDNSLLANVANVQALPADYYTFETISPVSISSGDTKARIQVQLYDGFFNDTLSFGEVNTTNYVIPLRITQADNIDSVHSGRSFEGIPDLDRVNAAHWDILPKDYTLFGIKYMNRFHGNYLRRGTDMITTGSPILGREYNAEFTVDDEIAFVETSGFNKVHVQNIIGRGENSSPGNVDMELTFTDDTCIISSFKDDPYGISGTGQFVEGGDTWGDKPRDVIYLDYTYTDADNSETHAVKDTLVIRDRTAVFEEFEIELK, from the coding sequence ATGAACACAAGATATTTCATTGCCATACTTACAAGCCTGTTTATGGCGTCGTGTAGCAATACAGAACCTGAATTTGATGATTTTGAAACGCAATCGGTTTACTTTCCGTATCAAACTCCAGCTAGAACTTTGGTTTTAGGTAATTATGATCAGGGTATAAATGAAGGAGATAATGCGCACCGTTTTGAAATTACGGCTTTAATGACCGGTGTGTATTCCAACGATGAGGAAAGAAAGATTCATTTTGAAGTAGACAATAGCCTGTTGGCAAACGTTGCCAATGTTCAAGCCTTACCAGCGGATTATTATACTTTTGAGACTATTAGTCCGGTAAGTATTTCTTCAGGAGATACTAAAGCACGTATTCAGGTGCAGTTGTATGACGGATTTTTCAATGATACATTGTCTTTTGGCGAGGTGAATACCACTAACTACGTAATTCCGCTTAGAATTACACAAGCCGATAATATTGATAGTGTACACTCGGGCAGAAGCTTTGAGGGTATTCCGGATTTAGACAGGGTGAATGCGGCACATTGGGATATACTTCCCAAAGACTATACATTGTTCGGAATAAAATATATGAACAGGTTTCATGGCAACTACCTTAGAAGAGGAACCGACATGATTACTACCGGCAGCCCTATTTTAGGTAGGGAATACAATGCAGAATTTACGGTAGATGATGAAATAGCTTTTGTTGAAACTAGTGGGTTTAACAAAGTTCATGTTCAGAATATTATAGGAAGAGGAGAGAATTCTAGCCCTGGTAATGTAGATATGGAACTAACGTTTACAGATGACACTTGTATTATTTCTAGTTTCAAAGATGATCCTTATGGTATAAGTGGTACCGGTCAATTTGTGGAAGGTGGTGATACTTGGGGCGATAAGCCTAGGGATGTTATTTATCTAGATTATACCTACACGGATGCTGATAATTCAGAAACACATGCGGTTAAAGATACTTTGGTAATACGAGATAGAACTGCTGTTTTTGAAGAGTTTGAAATTGAACTAAAATAA
- a CDS encoding glycoside hydrolase family 5 protein has protein sequence MKNTVLLFIAFTINLGFFIGCAQTDNVDKIAAPDTVESIDDRENEEMGRTEEDDNEDMQEITPKDFVMDMGAGWNLGNAMDTEDEDETAWGNPLTTKAMIDEIAKKGFKTLRLPVTWRFHMGSAPDYVIEKEWLDKVEAIANFALDNDMYVILNIHHDEAWIIPTYEKAPAVKEQLTKVWKQIAHRFKSYNEHLIFETLNEPRHEDTPEEWNGGTAEGRDAVNQYHQVSLDAIRATGGNNATRKIMVSTYAASTSQNALDAYAVPNNDENVIVSVHSYFPYLFALEGSDPTWGTEADKSELTQELNKIYEKFEKEGRAVVMGEWGSTFSGNPEDRLAHAEFYANGCVERGICPVWWDNGNLDEFAIFNRNTLEWNYPEIADAIVNAVKDRNSMEQTE, from the coding sequence ATGAAAAATACAGTTTTACTATTTATAGCTTTTACCATAAACCTTGGTTTTTTTATTGGGTGCGCCCAGACAGACAACGTAGACAAGATAGCTGCGCCCGATACCGTAGAAAGTATAGATGATAGGGAAAACGAGGAAATGGGGCGTACTGAAGAAGATGATAATGAGGATATGCAAGAAATCACTCCCAAAGATTTTGTAATGGATATGGGTGCCGGTTGGAATTTGGGGAATGCTATGGATACCGAAGATGAAGATGAAACAGCGTGGGGTAATCCGTTGACTACTAAAGCCATGATTGATGAGATTGCTAAAAAAGGTTTTAAAACCTTACGGTTACCCGTTACATGGAGGTTTCATATGGGGTCCGCACCGGATTATGTAATAGAAAAAGAGTGGTTGGACAAGGTTGAGGCGATTGCCAATTTTGCTTTGGATAATGATATGTATGTCATCCTTAATATTCATCATGATGAAGCCTGGATTATCCCTACTTATGAAAAGGCACCGGCTGTAAAGGAGCAGTTGACAAAAGTTTGGAAACAAATAGCGCACAGATTTAAATCTTACAATGAACACCTCATTTTTGAGACTCTAAACGAGCCAAGGCATGAAGATACGCCTGAAGAATGGAATGGAGGAACTGCCGAAGGGCGTGATGCTGTTAATCAATATCATCAAGTTAGTTTGGATGCTATCCGTGCGACGGGTGGTAACAATGCAACCCGGAAAATTATGGTTTCCACTTATGCCGCAAGCACAAGTCAAAATGCCCTAGACGCCTATGCTGTTCCTAATAACGATGAAAATGTAATTGTTTCTGTGCACAGTTATTTTCCTTATTTGTTCGCTCTTGAAGGAAGTGACCCTACATGGGGCACCGAAGCGGATAAATCAGAACTCACCCAGGAGTTAAATAAAATTTACGAGAAATTTGAAAAAGAGGGTAGAGCGGTTGTAATGGGGGAATGGGGCTCTACATTTAGCGGTAATCCTGAAGATCGTTTGGCACACGCAGAATTCTATGCTAACGGCTGTGTTGAGAGGGGTATTTGCCCTGTTTGGTGGGACAACGGAAATCTTGATGAATTTGCAATATTTAATAGGAACACCTTGGAATGGAACTACCCGGAAATTGCAGATGCAATTGTTAATGCAGTTAAGGACCGTAACTCTATGGAGCAAACAGAGTAG
- a CDS encoding helix-turn-helix domain-containing protein — translation MNDRITKRNKLLSYNYLHISIILILCSSSSFGQPRAGKKDIQDSTSYYTSEISNAVAGSNQFPNESYLIFERSKAFFERKKDTNKIVNCLLGMAEIEKKKGRFSTSFDHLWQAKYLGDYFSNKTQKVQTRIALARLYDEFNMTEQSVLHLTEALKISKKIYLQDSTRVQNLISGYMYMAVRQRKSGNYEKALQYLDSCFINPSVHIEKSVEMPFWDAEKGKIMQELHEFKEASTYLHLARIHTLHKEISYRPNISMYLGDLKKDLKQNDSALYFYNESLVLSREHGLRNDLEAEVLGKISEVYATNGQTKRAYNYLVESTNTANRVLQAKNRANSDLFQIKDTYLKSISEKNEQLGQKNLIIEKNNIIQFRLKVILFLLVLLGLVVAVIFQMRLKLKKTMLHKKEAELNSKLIKERSENQIELKSRELTSYALQLIDKDSAIDELLELLKTEASPKYKSLFSKYKKGSKDLWNEFNLQFTQVNSAFYDKLKELHPKLSSTEQKHCALIKLNLSTKEMARILNIEPHSVHVSRSRIRKKMGLERSENLESYISDI, via the coding sequence TTGAATGACAGAATCACTAAAAGAAATAAACTACTGTCTTACAATTATTTACATATATCGATTATACTTATACTATGTTCCTCATCGTCATTTGGGCAACCACGAGCAGGTAAAAAAGATATACAAGATAGCACAAGCTATTATACAAGTGAAATAAGCAATGCGGTGGCCGGTTCTAATCAGTTCCCCAATGAGTCGTATCTAATTTTTGAACGTTCCAAAGCCTTTTTTGAAAGAAAAAAGGACACCAATAAAATAGTAAATTGTCTGTTGGGCATGGCAGAAATTGAAAAGAAAAAAGGGAGGTTCAGTACTTCCTTTGACCACCTCTGGCAGGCAAAATATCTAGGCGATTACTTCTCCAACAAAACTCAAAAAGTGCAAACCCGTATTGCTTTGGCACGTTTGTATGATGAGTTTAATATGACCGAACAATCTGTACTACATTTAACGGAAGCCCTAAAAATATCGAAAAAAATATACCTTCAGGATTCTACCCGCGTGCAAAACCTCATTTCCGGTTATATGTATATGGCGGTGAGACAACGTAAATCTGGAAACTATGAAAAAGCCCTCCAATACTTAGATTCATGCTTTATAAACCCATCGGTTCACATTGAGAAAAGTGTAGAAATGCCATTTTGGGATGCAGAAAAGGGAAAAATAATGCAAGAATTACATGAATTTAAAGAAGCTAGCACCTACTTACACCTTGCCCGCATCCATACTTTACATAAAGAAATAAGTTACAGACCCAATATATCTATGTATTTGGGCGATTTAAAAAAGGACTTAAAACAAAATGATAGTGCTCTCTATTTTTACAATGAAAGTTTGGTCTTGAGCCGTGAACACGGACTTCGGAATGATTTGGAAGCAGAAGTTCTTGGCAAAATATCCGAAGTATACGCTACAAACGGGCAAACAAAACGCGCTTATAATTATCTGGTGGAATCTACAAATACCGCCAACCGTGTGCTGCAGGCCAAAAACAGAGCAAACAGTGATCTTTTTCAAATAAAAGACACTTATCTAAAGTCTATTTCAGAAAAAAATGAGCAATTAGGACAGAAAAACCTAATTATAGAAAAGAACAACATTATTCAATTCCGTCTAAAGGTTATCTTATTCTTATTGGTGCTTTTGGGGCTCGTGGTCGCGGTAATATTCCAAATGCGACTCAAATTAAAAAAGACAATGCTCCATAAAAAAGAAGCAGAATTAAATTCCAAACTCATAAAAGAACGAAGCGAAAATCAAATAGAGCTAAAAAGTAGGGAATTAACTTCTTATGCGCTTCAATTAATAGATAAAGACAGTGCTATTGATGAACTTTTAGAGCTGCTAAAAACGGAAGCTTCACCTAAATACAAATCGCTTTTCAGTAAATACAAAAAAGGGTCTAAAGACCTTTGGAACGAATTTAATCTACAATTTACCCAAGTAAACTCAGCTTTTTATGACAAACTCAAAGAACTCCACCCCAAACTCAGTAGTACTGAACAGAAGCACTGCGCCCTTATAAAGTTAAATCTTAGCACCAAGGAAATGGCGAGAATTCTGAACATAGAACCTCATAGTGTTCATGTTTCCCGTTCTAGAATTCGTAAAAAAATGGGGCTGGAGCGATCCGAGAATTTAGAGAGTTATATTTCTGATATTTAA